In one Nicotiana tomentosiformis chromosome 6, ASM39032v3, whole genome shotgun sequence genomic region, the following are encoded:
- the LOC138894188 gene encoding uncharacterized protein, with product MITAPASTSPVQQARGRGQVGRGLPRGRGQSGGAPSRFYAFLARPEAVASDAVITRIISIFCRDALVLFDIGSSHSYVSSLLDPYLDVSRESLDILVYVSTPMGDSVVVDWVDRSCVGGYETRADLLLLDMIDLEVILGIDRLSLYHAILDCHAKTVSLVMPRLEWRGLSSSTSCQVISFLNARYMVEKGCLAYLDFVQDTVLETPTINSVPVVRDFFDVFPAELLGMLLNHGIDFDIDLAPDT from the coding sequence atgattaccgcaccagcttCCACATCGCCTGTCCAGCAGGCTAGAGgtagagggcaggtgggtagaggtctccctagaggtagaggccagtcaggtggtgcTCCATCTAGATTCTATGCCTTTCTAGCTAGACCAGAGGCAGTAGCCTCTGATGCCGTGATCACACGTATCATTTCCATTTTCTGTAGAGATGCTTTAGTACTATTTGATATAGGGTCTTCCCATTCATATGTATCTTCTCTTTTAGATCCTTATCTGGATGTATCTCGTGAGTCCTTAGATAttcttgtatatgtgtccactccgatgggtgattctgttgttgtggattggGTGGACCGGTCCTGTGTAGGTGGGTACGAGACCAGAGCGGATCTTTTATTGCTCGATATGATTGACTTAGAGGTTATCCTAGGCATAGATAGATTATCTCTATatcatgccattcttgattgccatgccaagactgtttcCTTGGTGATGCCAAGGCTGGAGTGGAGAGGTTTATCTAGTAGTACATCCTGTCaggttatttctttcttgaatGCTCGatatatggttgagaagggttgtttggcctatCTAGACTTTGTTCAAGATACTGTTTTGGAGACTCCCACAATAAATTCAGTGCCTGTGGTGCGGGATTTTTTTGATGTATTTCCTGCTGAGTTACTAGGCATGCTACTGAATCATGGTATCGATTTTGACATTGATTTAGCACCAGACACCTAG